In Nocardia terpenica, the genomic window CCAATTCCGAAGAGGTGCTGACCCGGGTGCGCCGCGAGACGGGCGTCGAGCTGCGGGTGCTGTCCGGTGTCGACGAGGCCCGGCTGACCTTCCTCGCGGTGCGCCGCTGGTACGGCTGGAGCGCCGGGCGCATCCTCAATATCGACATCGGCGGCGGGTCGCTGGAGATGAGCAACGGCTGTGACGAGGCGCCCGACTCGGCGCTGTCACTGCCCCTGGGCGCGGGCCGGCTCACCCGCGACTGGCTGCGCGAGGACCCGCCCGGTAAGCGCCGGGTCGCGGTGCTGCGCGACTGGCTCGACGCCGAATTGGTGGTGCCCGCCAAGCAGTTGCTCGAGCCCGGCCGTCCCGACCTGGCCGTCGGCACCTCCAAGACGTTCCGGACGCTGGCGCGACTCACCGGCGCCGCCCCCTCTGCCGCGGGCCCGCGGGTGCGGCGTAGTCTCACCAGTTCCGGTCTGCGGCAGCTGATTGCGTTCATCTCGCGAATGACCGCTGCCGACCGGGCAGAATTGGAGGGCGTCAGCACCGATCGGTCCCAGCAACTGGTGGCCGGCGCATTGGTCGCGGAGGCGAGTATGCGGGCGTTATCGCTGGATACTCTCGAGATTTGCCCTTGGGCGCTGCGGGAGGGACTGATCCTGCGCAAACTTGATACCGACCTGGACAGCGAACCCGGGGCCGGAAACGGCCGACGCAGTGGAGTACCGGGCCCGACCGAAACGGTGTCGCGATGAGTGACGAATCGACCCAGCTGTCGGTCGCCGAACTACTGGCCCGCAACGGCCAGGGCGTCCCGGCGTCCGGCGGTGGGCGGCGGCGGCGCGGTGGCCGCGGTATCTCGGTGACCGAGCTGACCGGCGATCTCCCGTCCGTTCGCGAGGGTTCGTCCTCGCACGCGGCGCCCGACGCCGAGGACCCGTCCGACTACCGGATGGATGCCCCGCCCGCGGCCGTGGAACCGTCCTACTCGCCGCTGTCCGGCCCGATCTCCTACTACGACCCGCTGGCCCCGTCCGCCCCGGAGCCGAGCTACCGGCCCCCCGCCCCACCGGATCCCGCGCCCCGCGATGCGGTGAATTTCGGCTGGGAGCCGCTGGCCGGATCGTCGGCGCCCACCCTGCACAGCATGGCCGAGGCCGACCGCCGCGACCCGTTCGCCAGCCCCAACGGCGCGCACCCGACGCCCGGCGGCCGCCGCGCGCGGCGCGAGCGCCTGGAGGCGGAGCAGGGGCCGGAGCCGGATCGGTCCATGCCGGAACCGCCAC contains:
- a CDS encoding Ppx/GppA phosphatase family protein; this encodes MRLGVLDVGSNTVHLLVVDAHRGGHPMPMSSTKATLRLSENMDDHGRITGEGAHRLAKTVAEFASIAKTSGCMQLMPFATSAVREATNSEEVLTRVRRETGVELRVLSGVDEARLTFLAVRRWYGWSAGRILNIDIGGGSLEMSNGCDEAPDSALSLPLGAGRLTRDWLREDPPGKRRVAVLRDWLDAELVVPAKQLLEPGRPDLAVGTSKTFRTLARLTGAAPSAAGPRVRRSLTSSGLRQLIAFISRMTAADRAELEGVSTDRSQQLVAGALVAEASMRALSLDTLEICPWALREGLILRKLDTDLDSEPGAGNGRRSGVPGPTETVSR